The Streptomyces sp. NBC_01237 genomic interval TCCTGGGACCGATCCCGGGACCAGGACCAGGACCAGGACCGGGACCGGTGTCGGGACCAAGCCCGAGTCCACGCCCGAGACAGGAGATGAGCAGCGATGAGCGACCCCAGGATTCTGACCGTGCGACCGCGGGAGGGCGAGTACGCCTGGACGTTCGGCGGCGCCGCACCGGTGGCACGGATCGAGCCGGGTACGTACCTCGACCTGTACACCGAGGACTGCTTCGCGGGACGGGTGCGCTCCGACAGGGACCTGGTGTCGGAGGTGTGCGAGTTCCCCTACCTCAACCCGCAGACGGGCCCGTTCCATGTGGTGGGGGCCGAGCCGGGCGACACCGTGGCGGTGCACTTCGTGTCGATCGAACCGGCCAGGGACTGGGCCGCCTCGACGACCGTGCCCCTGTTCGGGGCGCTGACCTCCACGCACACCACGGCCTCGCTCCAGGCCCCGCTGCCCGAGGTGGTGTGGATGTGGCAGCTGGACCGGGCGCGCCGGACCTGCCTGTTCAGCGCCCGGGACAGCGACTTCCAGGTGGAACTGCCGATGGATCCCATGCACGGCACGGTGGGGGTGGCCCCGGCCAACCTCGAGGTCCGGTCGGCGCTGGTGCCGGACGCGCACGGCGGCAACATGGACACGCCCGAGATGCGGGCCGGGGTGACCTGCTATCTGGGCGTCAACGTCGAAGGCGCGCTGCTGAGTCTGGGCGACGGGCACGCCCGTCAGGGCGAGGGCGAGACCTGCGGCGTGGCCGTGGAGTGCGCGATGAACACAGTGGTGCTGGTCGAGCTGCTGAAGGGCGTCGCCACGCCGTGGCCACGGATCGAGTCGGACACCCATCTGATGTCCACCGGCTCCGCGCGTCCTCTCGAAGACGCCTTCCGTATCTCGCAGTTGGACCTGGTGCAGTGGCTGGCCCGCGACTACGGGCTCTCCGAACTCGACGCGTACCAGCTGATCAGCCAGGCCGGTGAGGCACCGCTGGCCAATGTCTGCGACACCAACTACACCTGCGTGGCCAAGATCCGCAAGGAATGGCTGCCCGCGGGGGAACCGAACCGCGGCCTCCATCGTCATCTTCGGCAGACGGCCTCGGTCTTGCCCCGATCCTGATCCTGCGTCACCATCCCTTCCCCACAGGAGTGCCGATGCACCGCAGAAGACTTCTTCAGGGCGCCGCCGTCACCGCGGCGGCGGCTCTGCTCCCCGCCTCGGCACGGGCCGTGGCCTCACCGACGGGCGAGACGGACTATCCGGCGGCCCACTGGGCACCGGCGTCCACGTCCAACTACACGTCCTCGTCCCGGCCGGCGGCGTACCCGGTCGAATTCGTCGTCATCCATGTCGCCCAGCAGACGTTCGACGAGACGATCGGCATCTTCCAGAATCCGGCCAAAAAGGTCTCCGCACACTATGTGGTGCGTTCGGGCGACGGATACGTGGCGCAGTGCGTGCGGGAGCGGGACATCGGCTGGCACGCGGGGAACTGGGACTACAACACCCGCAGCGTCGGCATCGAGCACGAGGGCTGGGTGGACCAGCCCGCCTACTTCACCGACGCCATGTACGAGCGTTCGGCGAAACTGACGGCGGACATCTGCGATCGTCACGGCATCACGAAGGACCGGTCCCACATCATCGGCCACCACCAGGTCCCGGGCAGCGACCACACCGACCCGGGAGACAACTGGGACTGGGTCCGCTACATCCGCCTGGTGAATCTCTCCTGACTCCCCCTCCTCGGCGGGCCACAGCGACTACTCTCCGCACCTGGGTTGTCGCGGAGGGCCGACCGGGGTCACGATGGGCAGGCGCGACGCCCCTGGACGGGAGGGTGAGTTGACGGACCCCTGGGTGGCTCTGGCAGCCGACGCGGATCCCGGCGAACAGCTCGGTGCGCTGCGTCATGCGCACGAGGTGTTCACCTCGGCGGGACGGCTGGAGCGACCGGTACGTTCCGTGGTGGGCGAGTCATGGCGCCGATCGGCCCGCGCCAGGGTCAGCCCGGACGGTGCGGCGCTGATGGACCTCGGTGCGGAGGAGCTGGGTTCCTACCGGGAGGCCCACCCGCTGGCCCGTGCGATGCCGGTGATCCGCGAGCTGATGAGCGCGTACGCGACCGACGGGGAGCATCTGCTCGCGGTCTGCGACGCGCACGGCAGGCTGCTGTGGGTCGAGGGTCATCCGGTGACGCGGCGACGCGCCGGAGCGATGGACTTCGTGGAGGGCGCCCGCTGGGCGGAGTCCGTGGCGGGCACGAACGCGCCGGGGACGGCGATCGCCGTGGACCGCCCGGTCCAGGTGTTCGGCGCGGAGCACTTCCTCCGGCCGGTGCAGCAGTGGACGTGCGCCGCGGCCCCGCTGCACGACCCTCGGACCGGGCGGGTGCTGGGAGCAGTCGACATCACCGGCGGGGACCGGCTGGCACATCCGCACAGCCTGGCGTTCGTGCAGGCCGTGGCACGGGCGGCCGAATCCCAGCTGGCCCTCCTGGCACCACCACCGACCGGTGAGTCCGTTCAGCTCAGCGCACTGGGGCGGGACGAGGCGATGCTCGTGGCGCAGGGCCGGAAGATCCGCCTCAGCAGGCGCCACAGCGAGATCCTGGTGGCGTTGGCCCGCCGTCCGGAGGGCCTCGGGGGTGACGAACTACTGGTCGAGCTGTACGAGGACGAGTCCGTGACCCCGGTGACACTGCGGGCCGAACTGTCCCGGCTGCGACGGCTGCTGGGCCCCGACCTGCTCCGCTCACGCCCGTACCGGATCGCCGCCCCGGTGGACGCCGACTTCGACACGGTGGCGCGCAGGCTGGGATCCGGGGCGGTGGCCGCGGCGATGGGCGCGTACGCGGGCCCGCTGCTGCCGGGGTCGCAGTCCCCCGCCGTGGTACGGCTGCGCGGGCAGCTCGCCGACCAGCTGCGGGCCGCACTGATCGACCGGAGCGATCCGGGCCTGCTCGCGGACTGGGCGTACAGCCCGTGGGGCGAGGAGGACCTGCCGGTCTGGCGGGCCCTGGCCGGAGCCGTACCGAGGGAGCGGCGGGCCGCGCTGCTGGCCAGGGTGCGGGGGCTCGACGCGGAGCAGCGCGGGTGACGGCACGGCGGTCGTGGCGGCCTGCCGTCACGACGCCGCCCGGTCCGCGCCACCGTGCCGACGGGCCCGCCCCACGCCGTGCAACGACGTTGCAACGTCGCGTTCCCTAGCCTCGCGCCGAGGGCCGTCCAACGGCGGGCGGCACCGCATCCGGGAGGCCACAGAGATGACCCGTTACGCTGCGCCGGGCACCGAGGGCGCCATCGTCTCGTACGAGTCGCGCTACGACCACTGGATCGGCGGCGCGTACGTCCCGCCGGTCCGGGGCCAGTACTTCGAGAACCCGAGCCCCGTCAACGGCCGCCCGTTCACCGAGATCGCCCGCGGCACCGCCGAGGACGTCGAGCTGGCCCTGGACGCGGCGCACGCGGCGGCGCCCGGCTGGGGGGCGACCTCGGCGGGCGACCGCGCCTCGGTCCTGAACCGGATCGCCGACCGCATGGAGGCGCATCTGGAGGAGCTGGCGGTCGCCGAGAGCTGGGAGAACGGCAAGCCGGTGCGCGAGACGCTGGCCGCCGACATCCCGCTGGCCATCGACCACTTCCGGTACTTCGCGGGAGCGCTGCGCGCCCAGGAGGGCTCGCTCAGCCAGCTCGACGACGACACCGTGGCGTACCACTTCCATGAGCCGCTGGGAGTGGTCGCGCAGATCATTCCGTGGAACTTCCCGATCCTGATGGCCACCTGGAAACTGGCCCCCGCACTCGCCGCGGGCAACGCGGTGGTCCTCAAGCCGGCCGAACAGACCCCGGCCTCCATCCACTTCTGGCTCACGCTGGTGTCGGACCTGCTGCCGCCGGGGGTCGTCAACATCGTCAACGGCTTCGGCGCGGAGGCGGGCAAGCCCCTCGCGTCGAGTCCTCGTGTCGCGAAGATCGCCTTCACGGGCGAGACGACGACGGGGCGGCTGATCATGCAGTACGCCTCCGAGAACATCAAGCCGGTGACTCTGGAGCTGGGCGGCAAGTCGCCGAACATCTTCTTCGACGACGTGTCCTCGTCGAACGACGACTTCCTGGACAAGGCCCTCGAAGGCTTCACCATGTTCGCCCTCAACCAGGGCGAGGTGTGCACCTGCCCCTCGCGTGCGCTGATCCAGCGCGGGCACTACAACGAGTTCCTGGAGGCGGGCATCGCCCGCACCGAACAGATCGTTCCGGGGCACCCCCTGGACACCGCCACGATGATCGGTGCCCAGGCGTCCAACGACCAGTTGGAGAAGATCCTTTCGTACCTGGACATCGGACAGCAGGAGGGCGCGAAGATCCTGACGGGCGGCCGGCGTGTCGAGCACGGAGGTGAGTTGGAGGGCGGCTACTACGTCCAGCCGACGATCTTCGAGGGCGACAACCGGATGCGCGTCTTCCAGGAGGAGATCTTCGGCCCGGTGGTCGCGGTGACGTCCTTCACCGACTTCGACGACGCCATCGCCACGGCCAACGACACGCTGTACGGCCTCGGCGCCGGCGTGTGGACCCGGGATGGCAACACCGCCTACCGGGCGGGCCGCGCCATCAAGGCGGGCCGGGTATGGACGAACTGCTACCACGCGTATCCGGCACACGCCGCGTTCGGCGGGTACAAGCAGTCGGGCATCGGCAGGGAGAACCACAAGATGATGCTGGAGCACTATCAGCAGACGAAGAACCTCCTGGTGTCGTACTCGCCGAAGAAGCTGGGCTTCTTCTAGACACAGAAAAAGGGCGCCTGACCAGGTGTTTTACCCGCCAGGCGCCCTTCATGCCACGCATCCAGACCGTGGAGCGAGATGCGAGGTAACTCCCCATATCTCCCACCCCTGTCCCACCTCTGACCAGCTGTTCCGGGGCATTTCCGGGCCAGGACCGGGCTCATGTGTCCCGTGCGGTGTCTTCCGGCCCTTCCCACCGCCGCATCGACTCCTCTATCAAGGTGTTGGCATGATTCTGCGCTTCGGCCAGGAATTTGGCGTAGTAGCGAAAGAGCACCTGGATACTCTGCCCGGCCCGACGCGCGCACTCCGCAGGGTCGACACCCGAGGCAAGCCAGAACGAGATTCCTGCGTGACGCAGGTCGTAGGGACGTTTCACCAGCTCAAGGGCATGCTCGTCGAGGGTGAGCGCCGCCTCGCGTGCCCGTCCCCACGTGATGCCGTACGCCGAAGCGTCAAGGTAGTTGCCGGCGGCATTGCGGAACATACGTCCGTCGGGGGCAACACCGAAATTCTCTATATGCTCGCGAAGCATGCGGACAAGCGCGGGCGGGATCGGCACCGGCCGCGTCGCCTTGGCTGCACGCCGTTTCAGCGGGTGGACCTCGTGGACGGCGCCGTCATCAGTCCACTGCTTCCCTGCCGTCACGACCCCGCCCTTAAGATTGAGGATCCCCCACCCACCCGCCGGCAGGCGGCACTGAGACTTCTGCAAGTGGATGACCTCACCAGGACGCATGGCTGCGTAGTACATGCAGCCGAAGAAGGCGTACAGGTGCGGGCCGCGACCGGGCAGTGCCTTGACAGCGGCAAGCAGGCGGCCCACCTGCGCCGGGTTGGGTACGCAGTCCGGATCGACCTCGTCGGCGACCTCCGGCCCAGACCATCGCAGACCACCCAATGGGTTCTGGCTGAAGTACCCCCGCTCCACCGCAACGCCGAACACCTCGTTCACCGCGGCCTTCTTGCGCTTCACGGTCTTTGCGGCAGCGGCTGTCCCATCGACCCTGCGGCACAACGCGTCGAGGCCCCGGCGCAGCACGTCGGGTTCCTCCAACTCGCCGACGGGCAGCGAGTGACGCCGCAGCCAGTCCAGCGCAGCCTGCCACTCCTCGGGCGGGTCTTCCTGCCAGGCTTTCTTGTTGAATGCCCACGAGTACAGCGCCCGCCGCAGTTCGTGAGGCGCCCGGGATACGAACTCTGGCTCAACAAAGGCTGGAGTGATGGTCGCGAGGGCGTCGGCCAGCGTTCGGCGTGTATTGCCCGGCGTGCGATCCCACCGCTGCTCGATGTATTCCCTCGCCAGGTCATACCATGTCGTGCGTTGCTTCAGAGCTCTAAGCTCGGAGGCAGGCAGACCGGTCCTTACATCGAACGGCTCCCCGTCGCGCGCAGCGGTGAGGATCTTGGAACGTCGGCTCTCCGCAAGTCCTTTCGTGAGAAATGACTCAGATTTCTCCCGCCCATCGACCGTCCAGCGAACCTCGAAGCCATTGCGTCGCTCGGGCCGCTCACGGATCTCCCAAAACCGGACTCTGTAACTCATCGCCATTCAGGCGTATCCCTTTCACACGCTTCCCACCATGCGTCTAGATCAACGCGGCGGCAGCGCAATTCACCATTTGGAAGCTTGATCATTCGAGGAGCCTGTCCACGAGCACGCAAGCGGTAGAAGGCTGATGAGCTCATTCGGATTTCCGCCAAGATCTCGGAGAGCTTGAGCGCAGCAGGGCGAGCCATATCTTCCTCACGGACGTCGGATGAGTTGCCAAGATCCGGGCGACGCAAAGCAGCCAGCCCAGAGGAACGTTGGCATGAACGATCACTTCATCCGCACAGCTCCACCGCCAAGCGCAGCCGATACGAACACTTCAAATGGTCGCGACGATCGCCGGTTTGGCCAACCGGCGATCGTCGTCTATGTTGCGCGCACAAGGAACCGCTCCCCCGCCCTCTTGGGCTGTTCACGCCTTAGCCGCGCCGCACCCTCGCAAGGGCGGGCAGTGAAGCAGACGAACCGGATTACGGGATCCCAGCAGGGTTCCTTGGGCCGATCCCGGGGAGAAAGCCGAGCCGTAAAGGGGGCTGCCTGCCTGGGCGACCGGCACTGCCGTGCAACCATCCATCGCGCCGCTGACCTGGTGTTTTCCAGGTCGTTGTACGTTGACATGGTCTCGCACGAGATTCCAGCGCTTGAGGGATCCTTCTCATCTGCCGTGGGCGAATGCCCTGACATCCCCAGCCTGCGGCTGACCTGCCCATACGTTGAGAGGCATCCACAGACAGCATCGCTCCAGACGCCAAAACCTCGTGCGGAAAAGGCCGTTACCGGTTCACGCCGCCGCGTAGCCCTCGCAGAACAGGTCCAAAGCACGCTCAAGTTCCAGTTCGACCCGCAAATGCACCTCTAGGTCGCCCGTGCCGTGGTGCCCCAGCTCCGTCACGTGCCGGGTGAACCCAGGCACAAGGTCGAGTTTCTGCGGATCCACCTTCACATAGACGAGAAGTTTCGTCCTTTGCGGCGGGCAGAAGCAGGCAAAGTTCCGCAGGCGCTGATAGGCCCGGTACTGCCTGCGCTGGACACAGTTCACGTCTCCGAGACTGAGCAACGCCTCACCGACAGCCTCGGCCAGCTCCTCCATCGCCCCGGCCCGCCCCTGAGACACCTGGAGCACACCCCCGCGCCGGTGCTCGCGCACGGCAAGGGCGTCATAGCGCGTGAAGTCTCCGGCGATACAGATCAGCCTCGGACCGCTCCACAGCACCTGAGCCGCGGCCATCGCCCCAATTCGCTCGCGGACCAGACACTCGAACTCCACCCGGTGATCCATCAACCACGACAGGTAGAACAAGCCCTGGTTGACGACGCCCGCGTCCGTGCTGCTCTTGTACTCAACGACGACCGGTGAACCGCTCGCGTCGAGACCGAGCGAGTCGATCCGACCACCGTGGACCAGCCCCGTACTGTACTCGCTCGCCAGGAAATGGAAACCCAGCAGCATCTCCATATCCGCCTCGAAGAGACGCTGCACATCGGCCTCGACGTCGGCAAGGCTCGGCACAATCTCGGTCACGCCGCCTTTCGTGTTGAACAGTTTCAGGCCCGACACCTTCCCCTCCTCGATTCAGAGACCACCGACGCCGCGCAGGCGCAGGGTCGTTTCCATACGTGACTTGGGGAACATGAAGAATCGGTTGCGTATATGAACCGCCGGCTACGTCTGCCCTAGCCGGAGTGCCGCAGCCCGCGTGTCAGTAGGACTGACTCCTCACATGTTCGCCAGGCGGCCACTGGCGAGCCTGTTTTTCACGGGTGTTGTACGTTGACATATCCTCGGAAAGGGTTCCAGTCCTTTGAGGCTCTTTCTCATCTGCCGTGAGCAGAATCCAGCATGGAGAGTATTTAGACCGTGTCTCACGTGGTGGGTTCGACAAGCTTCGCCCCTGAACGGTGGCTGCCCTGGCGCGACTATCCGAGGCCGGTCACGCCCAAGAAATGATTATGCCGCTGCATGGCGTTAGCCGATCATGTGCGTATGACCGACCAACTGGCGATCAGTACCTTGACCTTGCAGCACAGGATCCCGGTCGACTGGGCGGCGGACCCGTGGGCCGAGGTGCGCCCTCTGATCGATGGCGTAGACGTTCTGAAGGCAGTCCACCCGGAAGGGATGGCACTCAGTCGCCGGCACTGGACAGGTCCTGCCGAGAGCTGGCCGCTGGCGGTCACGAAGGAGCCGCGCAGGGTCAACATCGCCGAGCCGCCCTGCACCGCCGGCTGCTGCGGCGCTCTGTACGTCACCATGCGCCGCGAGGGAGACCGGGTGATCTGGGACGCCTGGGAAAACACCAGCAACGTCATCGCCGTGCCCGCGGACTTCTGGTTCGATGCCGCCCAGTACGAAGCCGAACTCGCACGGGCCGCAGCCGACCGCAGCTGGGAAGAGCCGGTGGACACCATCGCCCGGCTGCTTCATCAGACCCTTGCGGACAGCGGCTGGTTCGAGCGGTGGGGCTGCGTCCTCACGAATGTCTCGCCACGACGCGAGGAGCACGACATGCCCGAGGAGCTCACCAGCCCCGAGGGGGTCGATGTCAGCTTTCACGAGGTTCAGGCATCGGGGGCGCGTGCACGTTCGTACTGGTACGAGTTGTTCACCACCCACGAGCAGCCCGTGGAGGAGCAAGTGCGGCAGCTCGCGGCCCGCATTCTGGCGGACGACCCGCGGAAGACTGCTGAGCTTGAAGGACACTGAAGACCAGTCCTGGGAATGGGCATCACAAGGGGATTTTGGCGAGTTTCTTGTAGCAGATCAGGGTGGCGGCGAGGCCAAGGAAGGCGAGAAAGTGGCTGCCTTTTCGTTCGTACCGGACGGTGAGGCGGCGGTAGCCGAAGAGCCAGGAGATCGACCGCTCGATCTTCCAGCGATGCCGTCCGAGCCGCTCACCCGACTCGATACCGGGGCGGGCGATCCGTGCGACGAGGTTCCGACTGCGGAGCCAGCGGAGGTGCTCTGCGGAGTAGTACGCCTTATCCGCGCGGATCTTCGCTGGCTTCCACCGGCGTGGCCCGCGCCGGGAACGGACGGCGGGGATGCCGAGAATTAGCGGCTTGAAAGCCTGGCTGTCGCGCATGTTCGCCCCGGACACCGCGACGGCCAGCGGCAGGCCCTGAGCCTCGGACAGCACGTGCAGTTTGCTGCCCTTCTTCCCGCGATCGACCGGATTCGGCCCGGTCAGCGTTCCCCCCTTTTCGCCCGCACCGACGCGGCATCGACGATCGCAGACGACCAGTCCAGCCCGCCCCG includes:
- a CDS encoding acetamidase/formamidase family protein; this encodes MSDPRILTVRPREGEYAWTFGGAAPVARIEPGTYLDLYTEDCFAGRVRSDRDLVSEVCEFPYLNPQTGPFHVVGAEPGDTVAVHFVSIEPARDWAASTTVPLFGALTSTHTTASLQAPLPEVVWMWQLDRARRTCLFSARDSDFQVELPMDPMHGTVGVAPANLEVRSALVPDAHGGNMDTPEMRAGVTCYLGVNVEGALLSLGDGHARQGEGETCGVAVECAMNTVVLVELLKGVATPWPRIESDTHLMSTGSARPLEDAFRISQLDLVQWLARDYGLSELDAYQLISQAGEAPLANVCDTNYTCVAKIRKEWLPAGEPNRGLHRHLRQTASVLPRS
- a CDS encoding N-acetylmuramoyl-L-alanine amidase, translating into MHRRRLLQGAAVTAAAALLPASARAVASPTGETDYPAAHWAPASTSNYTSSSRPAAYPVEFVVIHVAQQTFDETIGIFQNPAKKVSAHYVVRSGDGYVAQCVRERDIGWHAGNWDYNTRSVGIEHEGWVDQPAYFTDAMYERSAKLTADICDRHGITKDRSHIIGHHQVPGSDHTDPGDNWDWVRYIRLVNLS
- a CDS encoding GAF domain-containing protein, producing the protein MTDPWVALAADADPGEQLGALRHAHEVFTSAGRLERPVRSVVGESWRRSARARVSPDGAALMDLGAEELGSYREAHPLARAMPVIRELMSAYATDGEHLLAVCDAHGRLLWVEGHPVTRRRAGAMDFVEGARWAESVAGTNAPGTAIAVDRPVQVFGAEHFLRPVQQWTCAAAPLHDPRTGRVLGAVDITGGDRLAHPHSLAFVQAVARAAESQLALLAPPPTGESVQLSALGRDEAMLVAQGRKIRLSRRHSEILVALARRPEGLGGDELLVELYEDESVTPVTLRAELSRLRRLLGPDLLRSRPYRIAAPVDADFDTVARRLGSGAVAAAMGAYAGPLLPGSQSPAVVRLRGQLADQLRAALIDRSDPGLLADWAYSPWGEEDLPVWRALAGAVPRERRAALLARVRGLDAEQRG
- the exaC gene encoding acetaldehyde dehydrogenase ExaC; the protein is MTRYAAPGTEGAIVSYESRYDHWIGGAYVPPVRGQYFENPSPVNGRPFTEIARGTAEDVELALDAAHAAAPGWGATSAGDRASVLNRIADRMEAHLEELAVAESWENGKPVRETLAADIPLAIDHFRYFAGALRAQEGSLSQLDDDTVAYHFHEPLGVVAQIIPWNFPILMATWKLAPALAAGNAVVLKPAEQTPASIHFWLTLVSDLLPPGVVNIVNGFGAEAGKPLASSPRVAKIAFTGETTTGRLIMQYASENIKPVTLELGGKSPNIFFDDVSSSNDDFLDKALEGFTMFALNQGEVCTCPSRALIQRGHYNEFLEAGIARTEQIVPGHPLDTATMIGAQASNDQLEKILSYLDIGQQEGAKILTGGRRVEHGGELEGGYYVQPTIFEGDNRMRVFQEEIFGPVVAVTSFTDFDDAIATANDTLYGLGAGVWTRDGNTAYRAGRAIKAGRVWTNCYHAYPAHAAFGGYKQSGIGRENHKMMLEHYQQTKNLLVSYSPKKLGFF
- a CDS encoding tyrosine-type recombinase/integrase; this encodes MAMSYRVRFWEIRERPERRNGFEVRWTVDGREKSESFLTKGLAESRRSKILTAARDGEPFDVRTGLPASELRALKQRTTWYDLAREYIEQRWDRTPGNTRRTLADALATITPAFVEPEFVSRAPHELRRALYSWAFNKKAWQEDPPEEWQAALDWLRRHSLPVGELEEPDVLRRGLDALCRRVDGTAAAAKTVKRKKAAVNEVFGVAVERGYFSQNPLGGLRWSGPEVADEVDPDCVPNPAQVGRLLAAVKALPGRGPHLYAFFGCMYYAAMRPGEVIHLQKSQCRLPAGGWGILNLKGGVVTAGKQWTDDGAVHEVHPLKRRAAKATRPVPIPPALVRMLREHIENFGVAPDGRMFRNAAGNYLDASAYGITWGRAREAALTLDEHALELVKRPYDLRHAGISFWLASGVDPAECARRAGQSIQVLFRYYAKFLAEAQNHANTLIEESMRRWEGPEDTARDT
- a CDS encoding helix-turn-helix transcriptional regulator; the encoded protein is MARPAALKLSEILAEIRMSSSAFYRLRARGQAPRMIKLPNGELRCRRVDLDAWWEACERDTPEWR
- a CDS encoding transporter, with the protein product MSGLKLFNTKGGVTEIVPSLADVEADVQRLFEADMEMLLGFHFLASEYSTGLVHGGRIDSLGLDASGSPVVVEYKSSTDAGVVNQGLFYLSWLMDHRVEFECLVRERIGAMAAAQVLWSGPRLICIAGDFTRYDALAVREHRRGGVLQVSQGRAGAMEELAEAVGEALLSLGDVNCVQRRQYRAYQRLRNFACFCPPQRTKLLVYVKVDPQKLDLVPGFTRHVTELGHHGTGDLEVHLRVELELERALDLFCEGYAAA
- a CDS encoding IS5 family transposase (programmed frameshift) — translated: MPDELWELTAPLLPRFKSRPQGGGTAPVDERAVFTAVVYVLTSGCAWRYLPESFGVSSATAHRRFTVWTEAGLWRGLHRAVLDKLGVRGGLDWSSAIVDAASVRAKKGGTLTGPNPVDRGKKGSKLHVLSEAQGLPLAVAVSGANMRDSQAFKPLILGIPAVRSRRGPRRWKPAKIRADKAYYSAEHLRWLRSRNLVARIARPGIESGERLGRHRWKIERSISWLFGYRRLTVRYERKGSHFLAFLGLAATLICYKKLAKIPL